In Citrus sinensis cultivar Valencia sweet orange chromosome 4, DVS_A1.0, whole genome shotgun sequence, one DNA window encodes the following:
- the LOC102617408 gene encoding phosphoglucan phosphatase DSP4, amyloplastic isoform X2 → MNCLQNLPRSSALPLQSFRFNQRKPTSSSSFNSLAITGSTSSKETSDSSEVKEEKSEIYSTNMTEAMGAVLTYRHELGMTYNFIRPDLIVGSCLQTPEDVDKLRQIGVKTIFCLQQDPDLEYFGVDIIAIQEYAKTYDDIQHIRAEIRDFDAFDLRMRLPAVISKLYKAINRNGGVTYVHCTAGLGRAPAVALAYMFWVLGYKLNEAHRLLLSKRPCFPKLDAIKSATADILTGLRKELVTFSWKGKNCTSVEISGIDIGWGQRMPLTFDKEQGLWILKRELPEGRYEYKYIVDGEWTCNKYELVTSPNKDGHVNNYVQVDDAPSSVSEALRNRLTSDDFDLTKDELHKIRAFLEACPDYE, encoded by the exons ATGAACTGTCTACAGAATCTTCCAAG ATCCTCCGCTTTGCCTTTGCAAAGCTTCAGATTCAATCAACGGAAGcctacttcttcttcttctttcaattCTCTG GCAATTACTGGTTCCACCTCTAGTAAGGAGACATCTGATAGCTCTGAAGTTAAGGAGGAAAAATCCGAGATCTATAGTACTAATATGACAGAGGCTATGGGTGCTG TTTTGACCTATAGGCATGAACTAGGAATGACCTATAACTTCATTCGTCCTGACTTGATCGTGGGGTCATGCCTACAG ACTCCCGAAGATGTTGACAAGCTTCGTCAAATTGGAGTGAAAACCATATTTTGCTTGCAGCAAGATCCAGATTTGGA ATATTTTGGGGTAGACATTATTGCCATTCAAGAGTATGCCAAAACATACGATGACATTCAACACATTCGTGCTGAAATAAG GGACTTTGATGCATTTGATTTGCGGATGCGACTGCCAGCTGTGATCAGTAAATTATACAAGGCCATTAATAGAAATGGAGGTGTTACGTATGTTCATTGTACTGCTGGCCTAGGAAGAGCTCCAGCTGTCGCG CTGGCCTACATGTTCTGGGTTCTGGGCTATAAACTAAATGAAGCTCACCGATTGCTGCTG AGCAAGCGTCCATGCTTTCCTAAACTGGATGCCATAAAAAGTGCAACTGCTGATATT CTTACAGGACTCAGAAAGGAGCTTGTCACATTTTCAtggaaaggaaaaaattgCACCTCTGTGGAAATATCTGGAATTGATATAGGATGGGGCCag AGAATGCCATTAACATTTGACAAGGAACAAGGTTTATGGATTCTCAAGAGGGAATTGCCT GAAGGGCGCTATGAGTACAAGTACATTGTTGATGGTGAATGGACATGCAACAAATATGAGCTAGTTACCTCTCCCAACAAAGACGGGCATGTCAACAATTATGTTCAA GTCGATGATGCTCCAAGTAGTGTCAGTGAAGCCCTGCGGAATAGGTTGACTAGCGATGATTTTGATCTCACAAAGGATGAACTGCATAAAATAAGAGCGTTTCTTGAAGCTTGTCCTGATTATGAGTAA
- the LOC102617408 gene encoding phosphoglucan phosphatase DSP4, amyloplastic isoform X1: MNCLQNLPRSSALPLQSFRFNQRKPTSSSSFNSLGTMNYADLNRRITVKAITGSTSSKETSDSSEVKEEKSEIYSTNMTEAMGAVLTYRHELGMTYNFIRPDLIVGSCLQTPEDVDKLRQIGVKTIFCLQQDPDLEYFGVDIIAIQEYAKTYDDIQHIRAEIRDFDAFDLRMRLPAVISKLYKAINRNGGVTYVHCTAGLGRAPAVALAYMFWVLGYKLNEAHRLLLSKRPCFPKLDAIKSATADILTGLRKELVTFSWKGKNCTSVEISGIDIGWGQRMPLTFDKEQGLWILKRELPEGRYEYKYIVDGEWTCNKYELVTSPNKDGHVNNYVQVDDAPSSVSEALRNRLTSDDFDLTKDELHKIRAFLEACPDYE, translated from the exons ATGAACTGTCTACAGAATCTTCCAAG ATCCTCCGCTTTGCCTTTGCAAAGCTTCAGATTCAATCAACGGAAGcctacttcttcttcttctttcaattCTCTG GGAACGATGAATTATGCTGATCTAAATCGACGTATTACCGTTAAG GCAATTACTGGTTCCACCTCTAGTAAGGAGACATCTGATAGCTCTGAAGTTAAGGAGGAAAAATCCGAGATCTATAGTACTAATATGACAGAGGCTATGGGTGCTG TTTTGACCTATAGGCATGAACTAGGAATGACCTATAACTTCATTCGTCCTGACTTGATCGTGGGGTCATGCCTACAG ACTCCCGAAGATGTTGACAAGCTTCGTCAAATTGGAGTGAAAACCATATTTTGCTTGCAGCAAGATCCAGATTTGGA ATATTTTGGGGTAGACATTATTGCCATTCAAGAGTATGCCAAAACATACGATGACATTCAACACATTCGTGCTGAAATAAG GGACTTTGATGCATTTGATTTGCGGATGCGACTGCCAGCTGTGATCAGTAAATTATACAAGGCCATTAATAGAAATGGAGGTGTTACGTATGTTCATTGTACTGCTGGCCTAGGAAGAGCTCCAGCTGTCGCG CTGGCCTACATGTTCTGGGTTCTGGGCTATAAACTAAATGAAGCTCACCGATTGCTGCTG AGCAAGCGTCCATGCTTTCCTAAACTGGATGCCATAAAAAGTGCAACTGCTGATATT CTTACAGGACTCAGAAAGGAGCTTGTCACATTTTCAtggaaaggaaaaaattgCACCTCTGTGGAAATATCTGGAATTGATATAGGATGGGGCCag AGAATGCCATTAACATTTGACAAGGAACAAGGTTTATGGATTCTCAAGAGGGAATTGCCT GAAGGGCGCTATGAGTACAAGTACATTGTTGATGGTGAATGGACATGCAACAAATATGAGCTAGTTACCTCTCCCAACAAAGACGGGCATGTCAACAATTATGTTCAA GTCGATGATGCTCCAAGTAGTGTCAGTGAAGCCCTGCGGAATAGGTTGACTAGCGATGATTTTGATCTCACAAAGGATGAACTGCATAAAATAAGAGCGTTTCTTGAAGCTTGTCCTGATTATGAGTAA